The window TCTAATCTATGAGAAGAAAATCTCGAATATACATGCTATTGTGAAAATGCTAGAGATGGCATTAAAGACTCAGAGGCCTTTACTGATTGTTGCTAAAGATGTGGAAAGCGAAGCATTGGCCACCCTTATTTTAAATAAGCTTCGTGCTGGAATCAAGGTCTGTGCCATCAAAGCACCTGGGTTTGGAGAGAACAGGAAGACCGCCATGCAGGATTTGGAAACTCTCACAGGAGGGGGAACTTATAACGGAAGAGCTTGGTTTGAACCTTGAGAAGGTAGAACTGGATATGCTTGGCACTTGCAAAAAGGTTACAATGTCTAAGGACGATACTGTTATCCTTGATGGGGCTGGTGACAAGAAGGCCATTGAGGAACGGTGTGAACAGATTAGGTCAGCCATTGAATTGAGCACTTCTGATTATGGCAAGGAAAAGTTACAAGAAAGGTTGGCCAAGCTTTCTGGTGGTGTTGTTGTCTTGAAGATAGGAGGAGCTAGTGAAGCTGAAAGTTGTGAAGAATACGGAGAATAAAGAGCAGCAAATGAAGGTTCAACAATCATTGTCCCTTGGAAGGCGGAGAAACTTAAAGATAGAGGGTCATTAACAATCTGAAGGTGACCTATCGTTTGAAGGGCCGAAACTTCTTAGTGtgattctaaatagaaaaatggGAGCTGAAACAACAATTTCTGGGAGTGGAATGGTGCatggaaacaaagaagaaaatgatccAGAAGGCAAGGATGGTTTCATGAGCAACTCCAAGACTACAGAAGTTGATGTAGTTAGAAGTGTAGAAGATGATTTGATCATAACAGAGAAAGTTCAAGCAGCTAATAATGAGTCTTCTCAAGTGTCTAGCATGAATAAGCTTGAAACTAAAAATGGAGTTGATTGGTGAGATGTTGTTGGATGTACACAGAGCACAGCTGAGGGGGACATTGTTCTTTGAACAGTGTCATTGCAGTGTTGGATGCTGATTTTCATTCTGTGTCTTCTACTCAGCACTGACAACGGTATGGCCCCAGTCTGGACAGGATGAAATGCAAGTTATTGGAAGGTGTAATCGCGCATGAGGTTGAAGCAGTGGTTCTGGATACGCAAGCAAGGTTACTGCTGGATATGCTGGGGAAAAGAATTGAATCGGAGCTAAGGAAACCTTTAGCTCTAATACCGGAGCCATGGTAAGCAACCGGTGAGACATTGTCTGGCATTGATCCAGAAGAAATGGTCGTTGACCCAGCACTAGTTCTTAGCCTCCAGGTACGGACAACAATCAAAGTGCAGTGGCTAGTCCTATCCCAAGTTCTGTATCTCCTGCCACAAGTCAGGGAGGTCAAAGTGGTATCACCAGTTCCACAGAGAGCACCCAGATGCAAGCTTGGGTACAAGGCGTTATTGCCAAGATTTAGTAGTGCCACTGATGGAGTTCCAAATTCGATCCAAATCCCATAAATGGCCCACCATCCTTCATACCCAACCTCAGTGGCACCCCAGGCCCATAGGCAGATTCCAGTTTGCATGGCCACCCACCTAGGCCCGTTTTCACAACCCATAGATGCATGCATATCTTCAAAACTGTTTGTTTGAAaatccaatttccaaataatttaattcacaACTTCTCATCCCTCTTTAGTGTTTAGGCTcatcaaaattccatttttaataaaagttgcTGCCATTTTCTATTCGGTaaacaattttcacattttctttgatttttaaaaacatttttaaaataagcatgaatttaatttcgtaattccaaatgatggaatCTATGAAATTAATTCACGCAAAGATAAATTGGATTATGGTGGGGGCCTAACATCAGTGAATGTTtcctctaaaaataaatttgattgaattgtgATATCTGATGATTTCTCACTCTGTTTAGTGGCATGTGTGACATATTTTATGCTCATtcttgtgcactaaccccattttcTGATAGCGCATTGTCGTTTGTTGCTAAGGTACGCATCCTCTCTCACTCTGACCATCCTCCATGTATGTTTTGGCTTTCAGTGTGTGATCACGTTGATATCCATTGATCTCTTtattaattgtcatgattgcttcatttcattagtagagacccgttttttttttttttttgggacttagaggggtgctacaatctttaccgtacctttccaataagtaacctaacccatgagcccatatttggtttttcatgcaccacattttccaaacaaggagtcacatttagggttttctttcttatttggcttaccctttaaaaataaaataaaaataagtggcaactccaagtcattttctaaaaaaagaaatcattttcaaataaaaagtgagttttccattgagtggaagcgcatgagcaGAAACACGGGGTCCATAAAATGGCGACTCCGTTGGGGAtcatttagagggtcaagcttgaacttaagatgaagcaaatgtggcatttgatTGGTCGATTAGTGGGTACCTATCTATTGATTGCACATTAAGAGCTCTCGATATCATTGGATGGATGCTTGGTTATTATATTCgtttgggacattgacatgctgattatattgattgattatcttgattgaggatttCGATTGTAGCGATTTTTCCTGTGCTTCATTGCTATATTTgtttgggacattgacatgttgattatattAATTGATCATCTTGCCTTGCTTAGCATAGTGACTTTGATTTTTCCATGATTGTTTTAATCACCTCGCATGTATAGATTCATTGttgtatatcatttgatttgatAGGTTGATTCTCTggcttgtatattatcttgatcatcCTTGAGCATGTTGTCTTTGTCATTATTAATCTTGATTGTCATAGCTTGTATgtggacatgagtgatatatctgTACTTTGCTTAACTGTATGTTGCATGACAGCCCTCCTCTGTGTGATAGCATGTCGTTTGTCCGTGTGGGCCGCTCATCTATCCCCTCACCTCCAACCCTTTGGTTTCTGTCATTTCCTTCATTCCGACTCTcgcttttgcaagtgtgaggccttatGTGTGTTTGTTACTCTGACTGAGCTAAaagttaggagtagggtctagcgacgggctatatcgatgtttgggagcattctggaggtgaCTGACACATTGATGtggattggagtccgatcattgaagacttgtatagcccagagctaggTTTCATTGATATTTGTGCGACCAATGCGTTTTCTCTTCTGTTTTAGTTTCATAGGGTTTTCGAATGCGCCCACATCGCttactgtgcactttagttgactactgtgtgttgagagttttgagaggtttcaccataggaaaccccctaggatgtcgaggtagtgcatgtgtggaggtgatgaccactttACATGGAAGCATCCTATCTCTTCGGAGGCATGCAGAGGGTTGTGTACCACTGAAGGGTATGATTGCTTCTgttagggatcttttaaagtccacccatatccttTTAGAGTCACCTTGACCTTataggttgagccgtagatccttcaattaggactccctccctacatgtgggtgcatctgagggcctttaGAGCCTCTTTAGTCATGGTTTGGATTCGGTACTCCcttttttagtctccagttgagaatGCATAGAGATCGGTACAAGTTTGAGTTACAGTCAAATAGTTTGTCCACACTTCAATGCTTTGCTCGTTTCAATTCAGATTAACATTTCTTCCGTGTTTTCCTTGTGTCATACCCTTATTCCGTTTCTTATGTTCCAGGATCAACACTTTGTTCTCAGTCTGGATTTGCCATCTTGGGTTAAAGTAGAGGGAAAATTAGTTCGATTTTTCGAGATATCAAACATGGATCAGCAGGTTGTCATGGTTGATCAGTTCATGACCGCCATGGCTTTTATTTAGGAGGCTTTGGCTGGTCTCAGGCAAGAGATAGGCAGCCAGAAGATCAGACCAGCCATAGTTCAGGATGAGACACCTTATGACTCATTGCCACCTCCACTGCCACCACCCGTTCCAACGGTGCCTCAGGCCTCACCTTATCTGCTGCATGGTCATTCTAAGGTTGCCCCACCTATAGTCATTTAGACCATAGTTATTGATGATGCTCACACACGCATGGACCGTATTGAGCAGCGTATGAGACAATTGAGAGTATTTGACGGTTCAGCTGCCTAGGATGATCTTGAGGGTATGCCGGTGGCCAATTTACCGACCAAGTTTAAGATGCCCAACATTGAGAGGTACACAGGCATTGGTTGTCCTTGCATTCACCTCCGACTCTGCAGCCCAATGATGAGGGCCCACGGATTGGATGAGCCACAAATGATCACTTTATTCACACCATCTCTAAGTGGAGCGACCCAGTGTTGGTTCGCATCTTTGGAGTCCTCGCAATGTAGGACATAGGATGACTTGGCCTAGGAGTTTTTATgattgttttcatttaacacTGTCATAGATGTATCGAGGAAAGAGCTTGAGGCTCTAAGACAGAAGTCGGACAAGTCcatttcttcattcatttcccGATGGTATGGGAAGATAGTCGAGATTATTGATAGGCCATCAGAGAAGGATCAGAtacagatggttttgaggagtcTATAGCCCAGGATTGCTAGACATGTGGTCGGAATACCCTTCACAGATTTTGGCTCTCTGGTTTTGGCCTTGTATGATGTTGAAGACGGTATTTCTAGAGGTCTATGGACAaattcttcccctagtgatgtTAAGTGGAAGAAACCATCTGGAGGACAAAGGTCAATTGATGTGAGTGCTATCAGTTCTACCAGTCAGAGGCCTCTTAGGCATCATCAGCCAGTTTCACAACTTCCTAGGACTTACCCTTCATTTCCACCTCAACAGTATAGGCCACGGGCATTTCATCAAACTTATGATCAGACCTACATGCTTCCTACACTATCACTACCTTACTATGCTGCCCAAGGCACAAAGAGACCACCTGTTTCATATTCTGCCATAGGGTAACCATGTTATGCGGTGCAGTTTGCCACGAGACCTACAACATCTTATACCAAGCCCAGAGCTTAGCAGACCTCTgctccttttgctttgaggacgtAGATGTAGTTTTCACAGTTAGACATGTCGTTGAGCTAAACTCTTCAGAAGCTTACAGAGGTCGGATTATTGACGGCTCTCACTCCCAGACCACCACCTCAGCCTGTTCCATCTCAATTCAGGATGGATCTACATTGTGCATATCATTAGGGGCTTGGACACGAGACTGATCATTGTACTGCTTTGAGACATGCCATCCAGGATCTGATTGACCAAGGTTTGGTTCACTTAGGTCAGCTGAGTGTAACCACAAACCCATTACCAGCCCACAATTCCTCCTCTGATCAACGGCATGCATTTCCTGGACTTCGCTGAGCTTTACAACCACATCCACATGCTGAGTTGGGATGATTCAAAGCCAGAGCCCATAGTATTAGATGAGATTTATGAGATAGGCAGAGTGACTTTGAGCCCTCGGATGCCCACACCATTTAGACTAGTTCCTGAGGCGGCATCAGTACGAATGACCACTGTTGAGCCACTGACTTCTCCACATTACAGTGTTCAAGTGCCGTTCATCTTGCTTCTAGATGTTAAGGAGGTTTAGACTTCGTATACTGATGTTTCTCAAACTCTTGATGTGCAGTATATTTTTCACGGGGGCAGGCTATTGCAACAATCGCCTCCCATAGCTGCTAGACCCTTGGAAGGTACATCTGCTCTTGAGGAGGTTAGGAGAGAGGATGACGAGATTCTGAGGCAGTTACAGAGCACATAGGCTCGTATTTCTATTTGAAGCTTGCTGTCATCTTCCAGCACTCATCGAGATGCGttgattcgagccttgagcCAGATTAGAGTCGAGACCACCACTACTCCAGATGGATTGATTCATATGGTGACGGCTGACAGAGCCACTTGTATAGTATTCTCTGATGACGACTTCCCACCAGAGGGTTTATATTCTTGATGAGTAGGTACCTCGACCAGTTGCGTGTGTCAGTACTGCCCCTCTTATTGAAGCTCATTGTCGGTTAGGACACCCTTCTCTACCGgtgttgaagaaattatgtcCTCAGTTTGATAATTTACCTTCATTAGATTGTGAGTCGTGTCTTTTTGCGAAGCGTCATCGTAGTTCTTTAGGCCCAGGGATTAATAAACGGGCTAAGTCTTTGTTTGAGTTAGTACATTCtaatgtttggggtccttgtcctGTTACTTCTAAAACTgggttttgatatttttttacctttgtggatgatttttttcgaatgacttggatttattttatgaagaatcaTTCAGAagtattttcacatttttgtgCATTCTCTGCTGAGATTAAAACCCAATATGATGTGTgtgtgaaaatattaagaagcgataatggaaaagaatatgTGTTTAACTCATTTCAGAACTACATGAGTCacaatgggattcttcatcaaacATCTTGTGTTGATACTACTTCTCAAAATGGGGttgctaaaagaaaaaataggcaTTTACTTAAGACGGCTCGTGCACTCATGTTTCAGATGAAGGTTCCGAAACAATTTTAGGCTGATGTAGTTTCCACAGCTTGTTTTATGATCAACCGTATGCCCACTGTAGTGCTTAAAGGTGATATTCCATACAAAGTAATACATCCACAAAAATCACTATTTCCAATTGAACCAAGAATTTTTAGATGTATATGCTATGTTAGAGATACAAGGCCTTCTGttactaaacttgatcctaaggTGTTAAAGTGTGTTTTCTTGGGGTACTGAATACTGCAAAAGGGCTATAGATGTTTCTCGATTGATCTCAATAAGTATCTAGTATCAATGGATGTTGTGTTTTCAGAAGacaaatcatttttctcttcaccCACAAGTTTTGCAAGTGAGAAGGAGGATGAAGAATGGCTTGTGTATTTAATGGTTAATTCAAGACCAACTGTTGGGCAATCAAGTGTGGTTGATTCTGATGCGTCTCTTGCTCATTTGGGTACTGTTGTTGATGTTCCTCCTGCTCCAGTCAAACCACCAATTGTACAGGTGTACTCTCGGTGCCTAGTGACAACAGATACATGTCCTGCACCAGCTCCTTCGTCATCTGATCCTTCCAGTGATCTCAACCTTCCCATTAGCCTTCGAAAAGGTAAACGACACTGCAAATCTACCTATTCCATTGCTAACTTTGTGTCTTATGATCACCTGTCATCTTCCTCGAGTGTTCTTGTAGCCTCTATAGATTCTATTTCAGCACCTAAAACTGTTACAGAGGCCCTGAATCATCTTGGTTGGAAGAATGCAATGCTTGAAGAAATCCGTGCATTGGAGGACAATCATACATGGAAACTTGTTGGTTTGCCTCAAGGAAAGAAAGTTATTGGCTGCAAGTGGGTCTTTGCGGTAAAAGTTAATCCTGATGGCTTTGTGGCAAGACTGAAAGCCATGCTTGTAGCTGGAGGATATGCTCAGACATATGGAGTAGACTATTCTGATACTTTCTCTCCAATTGCCAAACTAAATTCTGTTCgactatttatttctattacTACTTCCCAATAGTGGATGATACATCAGTTAGAcatcaagaatgcttttcttcatgatGATCTAGAAGAAGAAGTCTATCTAGAGCAACCTCCTgggtttgttgctcagggggagtatGGGAAGGTTTGTTGTCTGAAAAAAGCtctctatggattgaagcaGAGTCCCCGTGCTTGGTTTGGAAAATTTAATAAGGAGATTCAAGCATTTGGCATGAACAAGAGCAAGAAAGATCATTCCGTTTTCTACAAGAAATCAATTGCTAGTATCATACTTCTTGTGGTTTATGTCAATGATATAGTTATTACGGGAAATGATCATGCAGGAATCTCTGATCTTAAGGCATTCATGCATTCCAAGTTTCATACAAAGGACTTGGGTGAACtgaagtatttcttgggaatagAAGTATCAAGGAGCAAGAAAGGGATGTTCTTGTCATAGAGGAAGTATGTGCTTGATCTGCTTAAAGAGACTGGTAAGATAGAAGCAAAGCCATGTACTACTCCGATGGTTCCTAGTGTACAGCTTATGCCAGATGATGGAGATCCCTTCTACAACCCTGAGAGGTATCTGAGGGTAGTTGGGAAGCTGAATTATCTCACCATGACGCGACCAGATATTGCATATgcagtaagtgttgttagtcagtTCACATCTGCGCCTACAATAAAGCATTGGGCAGCTTTAGAGCATATTTTGTGTTATCTAAAGAAGGCTCCCAGTCTAGGCATACTATACATTAGTCAGGGACACACTCGCATTGAGTGTTTTTCTGATGTGGATTGGgtaggttctaagtttgatagaAGATCCACTACAGTTTATTGTGTGTTCTTTGGTGGGAATCTAGTggcttggaaaagtaagaagcagagtgtTGTATCCCGTTCGAGTGCAGAATCTGAGTATAGGGCCATGGCACAGGCTACTTAAATCATATGGATACATCAACTCTTATGTGAAGTGGGAATGAAGTGCACAATGCCAACGAAGCTTTGGTGTGACAATCAAGCCACTCTTCATATTGTTGCGAACCCAGTCTATCATGAaagaaccaaacacattgaGGTCGATTGTCACTTCATTCGTGAAAAGATTGAGGAAAATCTAGTCTCTACTGGCTATGTGAAGACTGGAGCGCAACTTGaggatatttttacaaaagctCTAAATGGAACTCGAGTTGAGTACTTTTGTAACAAGCTGGGCATGATCAACATTTATGCtctagcttgagggggagtgttagctgTATATATCTATACTTACCATAATTTAGTTGTTTCCTTAGGGATAATACCTTCCTAATTTAGGACTCTcaattgtgtgtgtgtgtatatatatatatatatatatatgagtattATTCCTCTAATAAAGATACAGAGAATTGAGAAATACCTTTGTTTGATTTACACTCAGAAAAGAAGTATGCTGGGTGTTTCATCAGGCAACTTGCATTCATCACCCAACACCAACTTTGCTTGATTTTCATAATCAAACTTCCCATATTCACCACCAAGTGCTAAAAAAGACACCTAATCAGAAAGGCTTGGTAACAAATTTCAGCAAAATCAAAGGTAATATTCAAACAAAAATGTCTAcctaaaatattgaagaaacaAGAAAGAACGACACCTTAAAGAATTTCAGTTGCTTCAATCAATATAACTCAATAAGAGAAAAGATGAAGACTCACCTAAAAGTCGACAGAAATATAATATACAGGCATAATTGGAGGAGTTCCCAAGAATCATCGACGAAAAATACCATCACTAATTTTGAGCATGCATGACCAAATCAACAAAAAGGAGAATTTTATTGGAATAAAGAGTCTGGACGATGGTAGTCATTCTAGAGGACGCTTGCGCTTGAGCGTGGGATGGTTGGTGGGTCTGTCATTGCTGCCACTATAACTGGAGTCCATTCCACTTCGATTGAATCCTGCTCTGTCACTGCTTCTCTCGACTACATTACAACCCCTACttttaagttgttttctatttccTGGATGGATTCCTTCAAGGTCTTCTGCATAAATAAGACATACCCCACACTTCTTCACCACATTGGATGCACTTGAGTTGAATCTGTGGGCTGCTTCAAAAGAAATCTCAATGGGATTCCAGTCATTGGGGTCATTGAATTGAAACAACCTCAACTGGGAACATGGTTGATAACCCAGCCAGACGTGTTCTGCCCCAACATGGTTGCCTTTCCAATGGAAATCATGACCGAAGTCTTTCAAGTCTCCATAATAAAAAACATCAGAATTGAAATGGCATATAATTCTTTCAGGAAGTTGTTCAAGAACAGAGCAGAGAGCAAATCCCAAGAAGTCATCATTATACCAATCTGTAGGTAGCTCTATTTTAATAGAAGATCCCACACTCTGATGCCAGATCCACTCAGGGATTCCACTGCCAGGAAAAACAATACTAAATGCAATATTTTCAAACAACTTTTGCATCAAAACTGGTGAAGTAGTTAGAGAGGAAACAGAAGCAGTGGAAGACACATAATTATGTGGAAATCTTTGCATTTCATTCCTCTTATCACCACAGGATTGGTCCTCAACTGATTTGGAGCAATTATAGAATAGGACCTGTAGCCCTTCCAATGTGCTTACACTTGACGAGCCTGGTAAAAGTGCTGTGCAATTGTGTGGATGTATGTCTCGGACACTTGGTGGAAGCTTTGGAATTTCTGTGAGACTCTGGTACTGCCCCAGTCGGAGGTCTTTTAGGCTTGTAAGTTCACTGATGCCAGCAGGTATGCTTAGAAAATCGTTTCTGCTTAGATCTAATTTCTTCAATGAGATTAAGGAGCAAATACTATTGGGATTGCTCCTTCTATTAGTTTGTAGTCACTTAGGTCTAAATTTGGGAAGGacctaaaacaagaaaaaccagaAGGCAAGCGCAAACCAATCCCGTTTGAACTGTTTCTATGCAACAACCAGAATGAAAAGAGCGAACCCAATGATGAAGGTGCTAATCTTTTACATCCAGGATAGATCAATACTTTGAGGTTTCTCAAAGAACAATTGAATCAGATGGTTGTGTTATAGCAGTTCCATCTGCATGCAGCTGCGCTAGATGTTGCAGGCTCCCAAGGTTCTTTGGCAAATTGTTTAATTGTGAACAACCAGAGACAATGAGTGTTTCAAGAGATGTCAATGTACACATGCCTTTTGGAAGACTCGCGAGATTCTTGAAATTCCTCAGATTCAATAAAACAAGGCCTCGAACAACCAGAGAGAAGAGATATTCAAGGTATTCCAACTTACAGACACTTGTGGGAAGACTCTTAAGATTTTTGCACCTTTTCAGATCCAATAAAACAAGTCCAGTGAGATGCTCAATTGAGGAGGGAAGTTCCTCAATAGCTGTTGAAGCCAAATAAAGCTCCAATAAATGTTCCATGTTACCTTGAATATCTGGAAACTTCTTGAGCTCTGAGCAGCCAGACAAATTAAGAATTTCAAGCGCTTCCATGTCGATGATGCTTGGAAAACTGCTAAGCTTTTTGCAGTTtttcaaattcaacaaaataagcTTTCTCAGCTTTCCAATAGATGGGTGAACCTTAACCAAATTTGAACAACCATCAAGAGTTAGTTTCTCCAGATTGGGCGCACTAACTGAGATGTCTGGAATTTCAATGAGGCGTTGACAGGAACTCAATCGGATAGTATTTAACTTTTCAAGAAGCTGTAACAGAAAATAACAATAACGGCTTCAATATATAAGCTTTCATGGACTTTAGAGATTAACTAATCATACCATGTCACTTTCCCAAAGTTGTTTTAAGCTGCTATAGCACATGTCAAGTTCTACAAGGTCCTCTGCATAAAAACTTGATGGCAAAGATTCCAAAGGATATCCTTGCCAATAGAGATATCTTAGCTCATAAGAAGGGAATTCAAAGTCTTTAGACAACTTTACTTTACTGTGCTCCCATCGAAGCAAATTCATGATCTGAATAGATTTTGAGCAACCTAAGATTCTTCATCATTGCAAAGGATTCAGTAGTAATGTGTATCGGCTTTGGTATAGACAAGTTCAAGAGTATGCCTTTAATTGCCTCTGTTCCCTGACAAACAAGAGTAGAGGACAAGTGAAGAGCAAAATACATACAAGTAATATTTGCAAcctaaacaaaaatgatattattgaaGCTTATATATTCTAAATATCATTCAAGTTTAGAAGTAGGCTCATTTGAAActtaaaacactttcattaGGTCTATTACAAGATGATAATTGTAAGTATGAGAAAatactaaggctatgtttgattcccgaaAAATTCGAGGGAaagattaaataacttaaaaatgtataaatttctaactaatctTAATTATTGTTGAATAggataattaaatatgataaaatcattttccttaaatatttttttctttccttggtatTTTCCGGAACCTAAAATAGCCTAAAAAAACCAAAGACTGGTTGTATGACTTGGCCTCCCAACATTTGAAACTTAACATACTTACCTTCTTGAAAGCGTATTGCCCTGCAATTATTGGAGAGACACTTTTGCTGTGTTCTTTTATTAAAGATAAGTTTGGAAAATGGTCTGTTAATCAATACTCCCAGTCAGGAGGAGATATAAGATTTTGACTTTTTAGGACAAGATAACGATGTTGATTATAACCTTAAAAAGATTTCCGATTTATCAACAGGTACAAAACTTAATGGATACTTGCAGAAAAAAATGCTATATTTACCTCCTGGTCTGcatttttttcatgcatttcaaATGCTTCTTCGTAACTCCCAGTCTGTCCTCGCACACGGAATGGTTCCACATGGTAGAAAATCggaaaaactaattttcccattttctgCCTGCAGTCCATGATCTTTGCCAGTTCATCCAAATACCACTTAGAACGGGCATAGTTTTCCGACAGAACTATGAGGCAAATCCTGGACTCTTCAATAGCTTTTAAAAGTTCTGGTGCAATCTCTTCTCCTCTTCCTAGCTCTTCATTATCCCTAAAGGTACGAACTCCTTTCTGATTCAAAGCTCTGTAGAGATGATCTGCAAATTTATGGCGGGTATCTTCACCCATAAAGCTCAAGAAAACATCGTAATTTCAACCACGAgtagaaatagaagaaaaagacGCTCTCTGACTTTGAGGTTTTGCAAAAGCCATCCACTCTTTACTATGAGACGTCACTCAACTTAGCTTAAATTGCAGGCAATTTCATAAGATGcctatgaaaaaaattggatttagcATAAAAAAGCCTACAAAGTAGAAtacctttcaatatttttaattatcattttattttaaatgaagaaaaaagtttGATTCGAGCTACTGCCCATCCACCTTCATGAGATGCTTATGAAAAAAACTAGATTTAGCATAATATAAAGCTttgaccttttcttttttgtttttttttttaattaggagaAGAGCTTACAAAGTAGAAtacctttcaatatttttaattatcattttattttaaatgtaaaaaagaagtttgatttaatttgagCTACCGCCCATCCTCCTTCATGAGATGCTTATGAAAAAAACTGGCTTTAGAATAATATAaggctttgacttttttttttttttttttttttttaggagaagAGCTTACAAAGTAGAATACCTTTCAATATTTGTaagtatcattttattttaaatgtaaaaaagaagtttgatttaatttgagCTACCACCCATCCACCTTCACGAGATGCTTACGAAAAAAATTGGCTTTAGAATGATACAaggctttgacttttttttttttttattaggagaagagcctacaaagtagaatacccttcagtatttttaattatcattttattataagTGTAAGAAAGAAGTTTGATTCAGGCTACcgcctgattactactcaaaaagtgttatttgatagcttgtaattaatcattttaaacact is drawn from Vitis riparia cultivar Riparia Gloire de Montpellier isolate 1030 chromosome 18, EGFV_Vit.rip_1.0, whole genome shotgun sequence and contains these coding sequences:
- the LOC117905621 gene encoding secreted RxLR effector protein 161-like — translated: MVPSVQLMPDDGDPFYNPERYLRVVGKLNYLTMTRPDIAYAVSVVSQFTSAPTIKHWAALEHILCYLKKAPSLGILYISQGHTRIECFSDVDWVGSKFDRRSTTVYCVFFGGNLVAWKSKKQSVVSRSSAESEYRAMAQAT
- the LOC117905622 gene encoding disease resistance protein RUN1-like, with the translated sequence MGEDTRHKFADHLYRALNQKGVRTFRDNEELGRGEEIAPELLKAIEESRICLIVLSENYARSKWYLDELAKIMDCRQKMGKLVFPIFYHVEPFRVRGQTGSYEEAFEMHEKNADQELLEKLNTIRLSSCQRLIEIPDISVSAPNLEKLTLDGCSNLVKVHPSIGKLRKLILLNLKNCKKLSSFPSIIDMEALEILNLSGCSELKKFPDIQGNMEHLLELYLASTAIEELPSSIEHLTGLVLLDLKRCKNLKSLPTSVCKLEYLEYLFSLVVRGLVLLNLRNFKNLASLPKGMCTLTSLETLIVSGCSQLNNLPKNLGSLQHLAQLHADGTAITQPSDSIKLDLSRNDFLSIPAGISELTSLKDLRLGQYQSLTEIPKLPPSVRDIHPHNCTALLPGSSSVSTLEGLQVLFYNCSKSVEDQSCGDKRNEMQRFPHNYVSSTASVSSLTTSPVLMQKLFENIAFSIVFPGSGIPEWIWHQSVGSSIKIELPTDWYNDDFLGFALCSVLEQLPERIICHFNSDVFYYGDLKDFGHDFHWKGNHVGAEHVWLGYQPCSQLRLFQFNDPNDWNPIEISFEAAHRFNSSASNVVKKCGVCLIYAEDLEGIHPGNRKQLKSRGCNVVERSSDRAGFNRSGMDSSYSGSNDRPTNHPTLKRKRPLE